A genome region from Apium graveolens cultivar Ventura unplaced genomic scaffold, ASM990537v1 ctg4305, whole genome shotgun sequence includes the following:
- the LOC141701705 gene encoding UDP-glucuronate 4-epimerase 3-like, producing the protein MKQMNHIDDIPSTPGKYKSPYGHRNRWHSNLAKLTFWSFVFLSLIFFFCFRSSSSSSSALSTDLSRRSLRTSSWGGPEWEKRVRNSARIKSPNGISVLVTGAAGFVGTHVSAALKRRGDGVLGLDNFNDYYDPSLKRARQALLERSGIFIVEGDINDMVLVKKLFDVVAFSHVMHLAAQAGVRYAMQNPSSYVHSNIAGLVSMLEVCKSANPQPAIVWASSSSVYGLNTKVPFSEKDRTDQPASLYAATKKAGEEIAHTYNHIYGLSLTGLRFFTVYGPWGRPDMAYFFFTKDILKGKSIPIFEAANHGTVARDFTYIDDIVKGCLAALDTAEKSTGSGGKKKGAAQMRVFNLGNTSPVPVSDLVSILERLLKVKAKRLVMKLPRNGDVQFTHANITFARRELGYKPSTDLQTGLKKFVRWYLSYYGTGKKSDQ; encoded by the coding sequence ATGAAGCAAATGAACCACATTGATGATATACCATCAACCCCAGGGAAGTATAAATCTCCATATGGGCATAGAAATAGATGGCATTCTAATCTTGCAAAGCTCACTTTTTGGTCTTTTGTGTTCTTAAGTTTgatctttttcttttgttttagatcatcatcatcatcatcatctgcATTATCAACAGATCTGTCTAGACGTTCTTTAAGAACATCTTCTTGGGGAGGTCCAGAATGGGAGAAAAGGGTTCGAAACTCGGCTAGAATTAAGTCCCCTAATGGGATCTCAGTGTTGGTAACTGGTGCTGCTGGATTTGTTGGAACACATGTCTCCGCGGCACTTAAGCGCCGCGGAGATGGTGTTTTAGGGCTTGATAATTTCAATGACTATTATGATCCGTCATTGAAACGAGCCCGTCAAGCGCTTTTGGAGCGCTCAGGGATTTTTATTGTGGAGGGTGATATTAATGATATGGTTCTTGTTAAGAAGTTGTTTGATGTTGTTGCGTTTAGTCATGTGATGCATTTGGCTGCTCAAGCTGGTGTGAGGTATGCAATGCAAAACCCCAGTTCTTATGTTCATAGTAATATTGCCGGACTTGTTAGTATGCTTGAAGTTTGTAAATCTGCTAATCCACAACCTGCGATTGTTTGGGCTTCTTCGAGTTCTGTTTATGGACTTAATACGAAAGTACCCTTTTCGGAGAAAGATAGAACAGATCAACCTGCTAGTCTTTATGCTGCTACTAAGAAAGCCGGTGAAGAGATTGCACATACTTATAATCATATATATGGACTTTCGCTTACTGGTTTGAGATTCTTTACTGTTTATGGCCCTTGGGGAAGACCGGATATGGCTTATTTCTTTTTCACAAAGGATATATTGAAAGGGAAGTCGATTCCGATATTTGAGGCTGCTAATCATGGGACTGTAGCTAGAGATTTTACTTATATTGATGATATTGTTAAGGGTTGTTTGGCAGCATTGGATACTGCTGAGAAGAGTACTGGGAGTGGCGGGAAGAAGAAAGGGGCGGCTCAAATGCGAGTGTTCAATTTGGGTAATACTTCGCCTGTGCCAGTTTCGGATCTTGTGAGCATTTTGGAGAGGTTGCTGAAAGTGAAGGCGAAAAGATTGGTAATGAAGTTACCACGGAATGGGGATGTGCAATTTACACATGCAAACATCACTTTTGCACGCAGAGAACTCGGATATAAACCTTCAACAGATCTGCAAACAGGTCTGAAGAAATTTGTTCGATGGTACCTAAGCTACTATGGAACTGGAAAGAAAAGTGACCAGTGA
- the LOC141701697 gene encoding uncharacterized protein LOC141701697 — protein sequence MSCSTVEIEHFSHPEHPLVLKEDVVIGADATCSVCDGSVIGSPTYTCSSSDDINCQNFYLHKTCAELPKQIIHPGHKKHTLTLLPAPRWICDTCLHDLKFGYICDHCGFAVCVICAYEQRVLTHPGHEEHTLQLIQRESLFTCDACSVEAKDASYVCTTCQFWIHKSCATSPFIIPDPPYHHHPLHLVYSIPDEHRYFPRECNICSKFVQINFWMYYCHKCTYFVHMKCATSSDIMSLANESEADDLDKYPDLVQFPLPSEESLFELITTQCCKLQVNFQGEDESNLPLSTIPDDPDIIEEHWSHKNHPLEQLQFTMSVNDDDDDDDDDNNDSRVLICDGCIEPITASCPSYYACIKCQFFLHAFCATKLPEKLPIGACGFHPQHSLVLKHMYMFYNFWICRVCDYFGNGFYYKCEACDIRIHIRCAFLPTRIRYKSHKHHSLVQRPFSGSRCSVTNFNISLGVEYACETCSTFQIHIISAFYPSRMKHKYDDHPITLRYPPFFYEGVIYCEICEDQVNNQLWLYHCDECDHPFLHDCLRSYINVKCGGKIEHKIRNQPHTLTMILKKRTNRNRPLYSCDICKQGSELQFYFECDGCGFLACIFCIRIQYMAGKEFEISSH from the exons ATGAGCTGTTCAACAGTAGAGATAGAGCACTTTAGCCATCCGGAGCACCCGCTGGTGCTCAAAGAAGATGTTGTTATTGGAGCTGATGCTACATGCTCAGTCTGTGACGGCTCTGTTATCGGCTCTCCAACGTATACTTGCAGTAgcagtgatgatattaattgtCAAAATTTCTACCTTCACAAGACTTGTGCTGAATTACCCAAACAGATTATTCACCCTGGACACAAAAAGCACACCCTTACTCTCCTACCAGCTCCTCGTTGGATTTGTGATACTTGTTTGCATGATTTAAAGTTCGGTTATATATGTGATCATTGTGGATTTGCCGTGTGCGTGATTTGTGCCTATGAGCAGAGAGTGCTTACTCATCCAGGCCACGAGGAGCACACACTACAATTGATCCAGAGGGAATCCTTGTTTACTTGTGATGCTTGTTCTGTGGAAGCTAAAGACGCTTCCTACGTGTGCACAACCTGTCAATTTTGGATCCACAAGAGCTGTGCTACTTCTCCCTTCATTATTCCGGATCCTCCTTATCACCATCACCCTCTTCATCTTGTCTACTCTATTCCTGATGAGCACCGGTATTTCCCACGAGAGTGTAACATCTGCTCCAAATTCGTTCAAATAAACTTCTGGATGTATTACTGCCACAAATGCACATATTTTGTGCATATGAAATGTGCTACATCCTCAGATATCATGTCTTTGGC GAATGAGAGTGAAGCAGATGACTTGGATAAATATCCTGATTTGGTACAGTTCCCCCTGCCTAGCGAGGAATCGTTATTTGAGCTCATTACAACCCAGTGTTGTAAACTCCAGGTTAATTTCCAAGGTGAAGATGAAAGCAATCTCCCTCTATCAACAATACCTGATGATCCAGACATTATTGAAGAGCACTGGAGTCACAAAAATCATCCATTAGAACAGCTCCAGTTTACTATGAGTGtgaatgatgatgatgatgatgatgatgatgataataatGATAGTAGAGTGTTGATATGTGATGGGTGCATCGAACCTATAACGGCTTCCTGTCCGTCTTACTACGCGTGTATCAAGTGTCAATTCTTTCTCCACGCCTTCTGTGCCACTAAGTTGCCAGAGAAGTTGCCTATAGGAGCATGCGGATTTCACCCTCAGCATTCGCTGGTGCTTAAGCATATGTATATGTTCTATAATTTTTGGATATGTAGAGTTTGTGACTACTTCGGAAATGGATTCTACTATAAGTGTGAGGCATGTGATATCAGAATTCACATCCGTTGTGCATTCTTGCCCACAAGGATTAGATATAAATCTCACAAGCACCACTCCCTTGTTCAGCGTCCCTTCTCCGGTTCCAGATGTAGTGTAACTAACTTCAATATCTCCCTAGGCGTGGAATATGCATGTGAAACATGTAGTACCTTCCAGATTCATATAATATCTGCATTTTACCCAAGTAGAATGAAACACAAATATGATGATCACCCGATAACCTTGAGATACCCTCCGTTCTTCTACGAGGGAGTAATCTACTGTGAAATTTGTGAAGACCAAGTTAACAATCAGCTGTGGCTTTATCATTGCGATGAATGTGATCATCCTTTTCTTCATGATTGCCTCCGTTCATACATAAATGTCAAGTGTGGAGGAAAAATTGAACATAAGATCCGCAATCAACCGCACACACTTACAATGATTTTGAAGAAGCGTACAAATAGGAATCGCCCACTGTACTCATGTGACATTTGTAAGCAAGGCTCTGAGTTGCAGTTTTATTTCGAATGTGATGGATGTGGATTTCTTGCCTGCATTTTCTGTATTAGAATACAATACATGGCGGGTAAAGAGTTTGAGATATCCTCACACTAA